One genomic region from Sphingobacterium multivorum encodes:
- the dnaJ gene encoding molecular chaperone DnaJ: MSKRDYYDILGVSRSADEKEIKSAYRKLAIKYHPDKNPGDHEAEEQFKEAAEAYDILSNPQKRQRYDQFGHAGNSASGGFGGGGGMNMEDIFSQFGDIFGGGHPFESFFGGGGGQRGGRRVARGSNLRIKVKLTLEEIAKGVEKKVKVNKQVVCHSCDGSGAKDKSSFHTCKTCGGSGSVRRVTNTILGQMQTTSTCPTCNGEGVEITAKCTTCRGEGLERGEETIAINIPAGVSEGMQLSMSGKGNAAPRGGVPGDLIILIEEVPHESLKRDGLNVIYDLYINFVDATLGTSVEVPTIDGKAKIKIEPGTQGGKILRLKGKGIPEVNSYHKGDQLVYVNIWTPKAVSNEEKELLNKLKESPNFKPQPGKSEKSFFERIKEYFD; the protein is encoded by the coding sequence ATGTCAAAAAGAGATTATTACGATATACTTGGTGTCTCGCGATCAGCGGACGAGAAGGAGATTAAATCAGCATATCGCAAATTAGCGATAAAATACCATCCGGATAAAAATCCTGGTGATCATGAAGCTGAAGAACAGTTTAAGGAAGCTGCTGAGGCATACGATATCTTGAGCAATCCACAAAAACGTCAACGTTATGACCAATTTGGCCATGCCGGTAATTCAGCGAGTGGTGGTTTTGGCGGTGGCGGCGGTATGAATATGGAAGACATATTCAGCCAATTTGGTGATATCTTTGGTGGAGGACATCCATTTGAAAGTTTCTTTGGCGGTGGCGGTGGCCAACGTGGCGGCCGTCGGGTAGCTCGTGGAAGCAACTTACGCATAAAAGTTAAATTAACACTCGAAGAAATTGCCAAAGGCGTCGAGAAAAAGGTAAAGGTCAACAAACAAGTGGTCTGTCATTCTTGTGACGGATCTGGTGCTAAAGATAAATCTTCGTTCCATACCTGTAAAACCTGTGGCGGATCAGGATCAGTTCGAAGAGTAACAAATACCATCTTAGGACAAATGCAAACAACAAGCACTTGCCCTACGTGTAATGGTGAAGGTGTTGAAATCACAGCAAAATGTACAACTTGTAGAGGTGAAGGACTCGAACGCGGTGAGGAAACAATTGCGATCAATATTCCTGCGGGTGTAAGTGAAGGCATGCAACTTTCCATGAGTGGAAAAGGAAATGCTGCTCCGCGTGGCGGCGTCCCAGGAGATTTAATTATCCTGATCGAAGAAGTACCACACGAAAGTCTAAAACGCGACGGACTAAATGTAATCTATGATCTATACATTAATTTCGTAGATGCGACCTTAGGTACTAGCGTGGAAGTTCCTACAATAGATGGAAAAGCGAAGATCAAAATTGAGCCCGGTACACAAGGCGGTAAAATTTTACGGTTAAAAGGAAAAGGTATTCCCGAAGTCAACTCTTATCACAAAGGGGACCAACTTGTATACGTTAATATCTGGACACCAAAAGCTGTGTCTAACGAAGAAAAAGAATTATTGAACAAACTGAAAGAATCACCAAACTTTAAACCTCAACCAGGTAAAAGTGAAAAATCATTCTTCGAGCGAATCAAAGAATATTTCGATTAA
- a CDS encoding outer membrane beta-barrel protein: MKKVLLTLTAIAGLTIAAQAQTEQGKIMVGGQVGFQTSKVKDTDFKNNSFSINPTVGYFVSDNLAIGTGIGYNWSKDESVMDLSTKRDAFQVSPFVRKYSANGPLRFFAQLSVPMSWGKTTVETNNVKAESKFENYGVELAPGLAYFPTSKVGIELKVRGLYYNYNNNKTADRATNTFGLDANSLAPTLGVQFHF, from the coding sequence ATGAAAAAAGTTTTACTAACATTGACTGCCATTGCAGGTTTAACAATAGCAGCACAAGCTCAAACTGAACAAGGAAAAATTATGGTTGGTGGTCAAGTTGGCTTCCAAACTTCTAAAGTTAAAGACACAGACTTCAAAAATAACTCATTCTCAATCAACCCAACAGTTGGTTACTTTGTAAGCGACAACTTGGCAATTGGTACAGGTATCGGTTACAACTGGAGTAAAGATGAAAGTGTTATGGACTTAAGCACAAAAAGAGACGCGTTCCAAGTTTCTCCATTCGTTAGAAAATACTCTGCTAATGGTCCATTAAGATTTTTTGCACAACTATCCGTACCAATGTCTTGGGGAAAAACTACCGTTGAAACCAATAACGTAAAAGCAGAATCAAAATTTGAGAACTACGGTGTCGAATTGGCTCCAGGTTTGGCATATTTCCCAACAAGCAAAGTCGGTATCGAATTAAAAGTTAGAGGTTTATACTATAATTATAACAATAACAAAACAGCTGATAGAGCAACAAATACATTTGGTTTAGACGCAAATTCATTAGCGCCAACTTTAGGTGTACAATTCCATTTCTAG